Genomic segment of Klebsiella sp. RHBSTW-00484:
AGATAACCATGACGACGATTTTCGTTGCTGGCTCTATAACCATCAAAGAACTTGATCCGCTCATTATCGAACGGTTGAAGAAGATTGTTAATAAAAAATACCGTGTGGTTGTTGGCGATGCTAACGGCGTAGACTCATCAGTACAGCAAGCGCTGCTGAATTTACAATGTGATACCACTACGGTTTTCAGCAGTTCAACAAAGCCACGAAACAACTTAGGTGCGTGGCCGGTGAATGTCGTCAAAACAGAATTCCGGCGCGGAACTCGTGAGTTTTACACAGCTAAAGATCTTCAGATGGCCGAAAAGGCTGATTGTGGTCTGATGGTGTGGGACTGCAAAAGTCCGGGTACGCTTAACAACGTTGTAGAACTGCTTCTGCGAAATAAGTATTCGGTGGTGTTCGTCAACAAAATGCGGGACTTTGTGAAGGTTAAAACGCCTGACGACATTGATACCCTTATAAAAATGATGACAGCGACAGACTTAGAAAAGGCAGAAGAAAAAATCAGTCTAGGCGGCAAGCTGGCACGTTTAAAAAACAATCAAATGGCTTTGCTGTAATCCGGAACCTCAATTCAAACCCAACCGCAGCTAGGCGGTTGGGTTATACCCTTCTCCGGCACTGAGGTTTGACTGCTAGCGTTGTTTTTACATCGCTGGACGTCAAACCAAGGGTTGAGGAATGCGATAATTTTCATGTCTAAACTTTATCTGTGTGTTTACTCATTGGAGTTAGATATACTCATAAACTCAAATGAGTAAATGCGCCTTTATGTGTAAATGAGTATATGCGTATCTTTAAGGGTTGGAACTTGCGAGGGATGTTGGTTCTAACTGCTACTAGTGACTTATTGCCAACCTCCATCATATTCCTTCCAGCCTTGATTAGTCGCATCATTTGTTAGCGTCATGTCATCGACCACGCAATTACGTATCTCAGCAGTGCGGTAAATCTCGTCAAAAAGTTCGTCAATCTGCTCTTTCAAATCGGCCTCATCGCTATACGTAAAAATCAGGCTGTACTCATTGTTGGGGTCGTCTCAGAAAACGGAATCTATGGTCACTCCCGTTTTTGCAACACCGATTTTGACGACAAGTTGGCTTGCTTGAATCTATCCGGCGTCTGAATGGGATTTTATTCCCGCGCCTTGATGAGTTCCGCGCCTGATGAACCTCCAGAAAATATACGGCTTCAATGAGCCTTTCCGTTTTACAGGTTCCTCAACAGGCCGGTGGGCCGTTAGTATCATCAATATCAGTATTCGCAAAACCAGATCAGTAATTCTTTAAACCGGTGTATTTCTGCCGTTATGCTACATAAGTTTGCTGTCGTGCCGTTAGGGCCCAGGCTATTCTGGCCAGCTTGTTTGCCAGAGCACAAGTGACGACAAAGTTGCTTTTCCGGCACAGTAAATCCCTGACCCAATCGGCCAATTTGCCAGACTGGTGTTCCAGTTTTTGTATGAATACCCTGGCACATTGAACCAACAAAGTTCGGATCTTTTTATTACCTCGCTTACTAATTCCCAGCAATGTCGTCCTACCTCCCGTGCTGTACTGCCGAGGTACAAGCCCTGTTGCCGCCGCAAAGTCACGGCTGCTGGCGTACTGCTTCCCGTCGCCAATCTCAGTTGAAATAGTACTCGCTGTCAGTGTTCCGACGCAGGGAATGCTCAGCAAGCGCTGTCCAACCTCATCTTCGTCCAACTTTCGTTTCAACTGGGATTCCAAATCTTTAATCTGCTCAACAAGATAGTGATAATGCTGTTGTAATTTCAGCAATAACTGGCTGAGGTAAAGAGGCAAACTATTATCCTCAAGAATGGTACTCAGTCGGCTAATAACGGCAGCTCCTCGGGGAACGCTAATGCCAAATTCCAGCAGAAAAGCATGCATTTGATTGGTTGTTTTTACCTTATCCTGAACCAGGGATTCACGGACACGATGCAGAGCCCGCATTGCCTGCTGAGATTCCGTTCTGGGCTGCACAAAACGCATAGACGGACGCGATGCAGCTTCACAAATAGCTTCGGCGTCGACAAAGTCGTTTTTATTGCTTTTAACGAACGGGCGGACAAATTGTGGTGATATCAGCTTTGGGGAATGCCCCAACTCTTCCAACTTGCGTGCCATAAAGTGAGAACCGCCACAGGCTTCCATTGCGATGGTTGTAGCGGGGCATGTCGCCAAAAATTCGATCAACTTTGGCCGGGTAAATTTTTTACGGTAAACAGCCTTCCCGCGACGATCCTGGCAATGAATATGGAAAGAGTTTTTACCCAGATCGATACCAATGAGCGCAATGTTTTCCATGATAGTTCTCCGAATGAAAGCCTGTCCTCAGCATAGTACCGGGAAGGAGGGAGTGACCATCTCATTAAATAAAGCACGTTAAGCCGGTGGCAGTGGTCGCAACGGTCTGAACTTGCCTGCGCCGACCTTGGTGCTGCTGCGCCAGAGGTAATCGCCGGTCAGATTGATGTGTTCCCACCCCAGCGGTGACAGGTATTGAAACAGCGTCTCGTCTACCGGTTTGCCGTGCCCGTTCAAAGCATTGGTTGCCCGTTCCAGATAGGCCGTGTTCCAAAGCACGATGGCCGCCGTTACCAGATTGAGGCCGCTGGCCCGGTAGCGTTGTTGCTCAAAACTGCGGTCGCGGATTTCGCCCAGTCGGTTGAAGAACACCGCCCTGGCCAGCGCGTTGCGCGCCTCGCCTTTGTTGAGTCCGGCCTGCACGCGGCGGCGCAGCTCCACGCTTTGCAGCCAATCCAGTATGAACAGCGTGCGCTCAATGCGCCCCAGCTCGCGCAGTGCAACGGCCAGTCCGTTCTGACGCGGATAGCTGCCGAGCTTGCGCAACATCAGCGAGGCCGTCACCGTACCCTGCTTGATCGAAGTGGCGAACCGCAAGATTTCATCCCAATGGGCGCGTATCTGCTTGATGTTCAGCCGGTCGCTGCTAATCATCGGCTTGAGCGCGTCATAGGCGGCATCGCCCTTTGGGATGAATAGCTTGGTGTCGCCCAGGTCTCGGATACGTGGCGCGAATCGGAAGCCCAGTAGGTGCATCAGGCCGAAGACATGATCGGTAAAGCCCGCTGTGTCGGTGTAGTGCTCCTCGATCCGCAAGTCCGACTCGTGGTACAGCAGGCCATCGAGCACATAGGTTGAATCACGCACGCCGACGTTGACTACCTTGGTGCTGAAGGGCGCGTACTGGTCGGAGATATGGGTATAAAACGTCCGGCCTGGACTGCTTCCATACTTCGGGTTGATATGCCCGGTGCTCTCCGCTTTGCTGCCGGTTCTGAAATTTTGGCCATCCGACGATGACGTGGTGCCATCGCCCCAGTTTCCGGCAAAGGATTGCCGGAACTGCGCGTTGACCAGTTCGGCCAGCGCCGTTGAGTACGTTTCATCCCGGATGTGCCAGGCTTGCAGCCACGACAGCTTGGCGTAAGTCGTGCCTGGGCAGGACTCGGCCATCTTGGTTAGCCCGAGATTGATGCCATCAGCCAGGATCGTCGTCAGCAGCAAGGTTTTGTCCTTGGCCGTGTCGCCGGTCTTCAGATGCGTGAAATGCCGGGTGAAGCCTGTCCACTCATCAACTTCCATCAGCAGTTCGGTAATCTTGACGTGTGGCAGCAGCATCGCCGACTGGTCGATTAGGGCTTGTGCGGTCTCCGGCACCGCCGCGTCCAGCGGCGTGATCTTCAGGCCGGACTCGGTAATGATGGCATCCGGCAGATCATTGGCCGCCGCCATGCGGTTGACGGTGGCAAGCTGCTGTTCCAGCAATGCCAGTCGGTCGTGCAAATACTGATCGCAATCGGTGGCCACTGCCAGCGACAATTCGTTGGCCAGCTTCAGAGTAGCGAACTTCTCGGCCGGCACCAGGTACTCATCAAAGTCCTTGAACTGGCGCGAACCCTGCACCCAGACATCGCCTGATCGCAGCGCGTTCTTTAGCTCTGACAGGGCGCACAGCTCGTAGTAGCGCCGGTCAATGCCATCGTCCGTGAGCACCAGTTTCGCCCAGCGTGGCTTGATGAATGCGGTCGGCGCGTCGGCGGGCACCTTGCGGGCGTTGTCGCTGTTCATGCCGCGAAGCACCTCGATGGCATCGAGTACGCCCTTGGCGGCTGGTGCCGCCCGTAACTTAAGTACGTCCAGGAACTGCGGCGCGTAGCGGCGCAACGTGGCGTAGCTTTCACCGATGCGATGCAGAAAGTCGAAGCTCTCCGGCTGCGCGAGCTTTTGCGCCTCCGTGACGCTGGCGGCGAAGGTATCCCACGGCATTACGGCCTCGATGGCGGCGAACGGATCGCCGCCGCTCTGTTTGGCTTCCAGCAAGGCTTGGCCGATGCGGCCATACATCCGCACCTTGTCATTGATCGCCTTGCCGGAAGCCTGAAACTGCTGCTGATGCTTGTTCTTGGCGGCGTTGAATAGTTTGCCAATGATGCGGTCGTGCAGGTCGATGATTTCGTCGGTGACGGTGGCCATGCCTTCAATGGCCAGCGAAACCAGAGTGGCATAGCGTCGTTGCATCTCGAACTTTGCCAGATCGGCAGGCGTCATCTGCCCACCCTCACGGGCGATCTTGAGCAGGCGGTTCTGGTGAACTTGTCGCTCGATGCCTGCGGGAAGGTCAAGCGCCTGCCAAGCCTTGAGGCGCTCGATGTGTTCAAGCATATGCCGAGAGTTCGGCTTGACGGGCGACTGGCGCAGCCATGCCAGCCACGTCAATTTGCTGCCGTCCTTGCGCTTGAGAAGTTCGTCCAGGCGCTGACGGTGGAGCGATAACAAAGAATCGGTCAACGCCGCGTAAATACGCCGGTTGGCACGGGTGATGGCCTCGGCGCTCGCGCGCTCGATGGCATTCATGGCGGGCAGGATGATGCTCTGCCGCCGCAGGTTTTCGACAAGGGTGCTGGCCAGCACAATCCCTTTATCGGTCTGCAAGGCCAGCTCGGTCAATGTATGCACGGCTTGCCGGTAGTGACTCATGGTGAAGGGCTTGAACCCGAACACCGTTTGCAGCTCGACCAAGTGCTCCCGCCGCGTCTGCTCGCGCTGGCCGTAATCGTTCCAACTTTCCACCGGCACCTTGAGTTGTGCGGCCACCATGCGCAACAGGGGCGGAAACGGAGGCTCATCGATGCCCAAGAAGATGCCAGGGAATCGCAAGTAGCAAAGCTGCACGGCGAAGCCCAATCGATTCGCAGCGCCGCGACGCTGGCGGATCACCGATAGGTCGGTTTCGTTGAACGTGTAGTGCCGTATCAGTTCGTCTTTGGCATCTGGTAGTGCCAGCAGGCTTTCGCGCTCGGTGGCGGACAGGATTGAGCGGCGCGGCATGATCAGTCTTCCCGCAGGTACTGGTACAAGGTTTCGCGACTGATGCCGAAGTCACGGGCCACCAAGGTTTTTTGATCGCCTGCCGCGACTCGCTGTTTCAACTTGGCAATTTGTTCGCTGTTCAGCGATTTCTTTCGTCCCCGGTAGGCACCGCGCTGCTTGGCCAGCACGATTCCCTCGCGCTGGCGTTCGCGGATCAGTGCGCGCTCGAACTCCGCAAAAGCCCCCATGACCGACAGCATCAAATTGGCCATCGGTGAGTCATCGCCGGTGAACGCCAGCCCTTCTTTGACAAACTCCATCCGCACGCCCCGTTGTGTCAGCTCCTGAACGATGCGGCGCAGGTCATCGAGATTGCGTGCCAACCTGTCCATGCTGTGCACCACCACGGTGTCGCCCTCGCGCACAAAGGCCAGCAGCCTTTCAAGTTCGGGACGTTGCGTGTCCTTGCCGGAAGCCTTATCGGTGAATACCTTACCGACTTCGATTTGCTCCAGTTGCCGATCAGGGTTCTGGTCGAAGCTGCTGACGCGGATATAGCCAATGCGTTGACCTTGCAAGGTGCCTCCAAAGGTAAAAGTGTCAGGATGAAATCCATTACCCTTGGCGGCTTGTGTCAATAAATACAAACTACAACTCTATTCTGACGTGCTTTGCGCCAAGCATCTGACATCAGGTTAGGGTATAGCTTAACCGGACACCTCGGCCTCTGTGCCTTTACTGCTTTTCGGTACAACCGTCAAGAACAGGCAGAGCGCTCCGATAGTTATCGCCACATCAGCGAGGTTGAAGGCGGGCCAGTGCGCAAGTCGCCAATGGAAGTCAAGGAAATCAACAACCTGTCCACGCAGCACACGATCCGCGACATTGCCCAGCGCACCGCCGAGGATCAGGCTGTATCCCATCGCTTCGAGACGGGGCAATTGCTGGCACAGCATGCGTCCCAGCCAAGCAGAAACGACCAGGCCCAGCGTGATGAAAAAGTAACGTTGCCAGCCGCCAGCGTTCGCCAGAAAGCTGAATGCCGCGCCGGGATTCAGGACATGGACGAAGTTGAAGAAGGGCGTGACTTCGACCTGTTCACCGTAGGCAAACGTGCGGGTGATGGCGAACTTTGCGAGCTGATCTGTCATGACAGCACTGGCGGCCACTGCGAACCAGACCCAAGTCGATGTGCGGCGAGCCGATTGCCACACAGGGGCGGCCAGCGGCATCAGCCACCCGGCGAGCGCCGTGCAACTCAATCCAAGTACCCACCCCGCCAGCACATCGGCAGGAAAGTGCATTCCGGCTGCGATGCGTGACCAACCGACCAATGCGGCGTACAACACCAAGCCGATGCGGCCACGACGGCCTATCAAAGGCCAGAGCGCGCCGACCACCAGCGCGGCATAGGTGGCATGCCCGCTGGGCAGGCTGTAGTGTCGTTCGATGCCCCCGATAACGCGCACCATGTCGCCAAAAACGGCAGGCGGGCGTGGAAAGTCGATCCATGGCTTCAAGATGGTGGCGACGAGAAATGCCAACGCAAAGGCCACGCTAAAGACTCTGAGTCTGTACCGGATGGCATCGGCCCGCGTTGGGTCAGGTGCCGACTTTGACCATCCCCACATCGCCAAGAGCATCAGTGGTGCAGTCCAGTAGTTGCCTATCACAAGGTTGAAGAACGATGCCAGCGGTTCCAGCGCTGCAGGTGTGCTCATGTTGATGGCTTGGAACAACGCGATGTTCAGACCACCCCAGTCGTAGAGAAAGAATTTCCAGCTCATTTGCGCAACAGCCTCAAGCCATTGCCAACGACGAGCAAGCTGGCCCCCATATCAGCAAACACCGCCATCCACATGGTCGCTTGACCCGTGAAGGTCAGCACCAGAAATACTGCCTTGATGCCAAGGGCCAGCACAATGTTTTGCATCAGCACCTGCGCCGTCGCACGCGACAGGCGCACGAAGGTCGGAATCTTGCCCAGGTTGTCGTCCATCAGGGCCACGTCAGCGGTCTCGATGGCGGTATCTGTGCCAGCCGCTCCCATGGCAAAGCCGATGTCCGCACGCGCCAAGGCCGGGGCATCGTTGATGCCATCACCGACCATGCCGACCTTGCCCTTTATGGCCAGTAGCTCAACTTCGCGCAGTTTGTCGTCTGGGAGCAGATTGCCTTGCGCACGGTCGATCCCGGCTTGTGCGGCAATGGCCTGTGCCGTGTGGGGGTTGTCGCCGGTCAGCATCATGGTGTTGATGCCCAGTGCATGAAGCTCGGCAATGGCGCTCCTGCTGCTTTCCTTGATGGTGTCCGCTACGGCAAATAAGGCATGAACCCCTTTTGCGCTGACCAACATCACGACAGTTTTACCCATGGTTTCCAGCGCCGCGATGCGCTGTTCCAGCTCGGGAGTACGCTGCCCCAGCTCTTCTAGCATCCGCTGGTTGCCAAGATGGTAGGTTTCACCGTTGATTTGGCCCTGCACACCCCGACCGGGCAGCGCGTTGAATTCGGCCACGTCGAGCAAGGCAACCCCGTCCGTCTGCGCGGCCTGTGCCACCGCCTTGGATACAGGATGGTCCGAGCGGGCCGCCAGACTGGCAGCGATGCTGCGGCTGTCCGAGGCGAGTGCATTGCCCCATGTGACAAAGTCGGTCTGTGCGGGCTTGCCGTGCGTGATCGTGCCGGTCTTGTCCAGAGCCAGCCAGCGCAGCTTGCGGCCTTCTTCCAGATAGACGCCACCTTTGATGAGAATGCCGTGGCGGGCGGCGGCGGCCAGGCCGCTGACGATGCTGACCGGTGTAGAGATCACCAGTGCGCACGGGCAGGCGACCACCAGCAGAACCAATGCACGGTAGATCCAGTCGAGCCATGCCGCACCCATGAACAGCGGCGGCAACAACGCGACGGCGATGGCAACGCCGAATACAACGGGGGTGTACCAGCGGGCGAACTGATCGACAAAACGCTGAGTCGGCGCACGACTACCTTGCGCAGCCTCTACCGCGTGAATGATCCGGGCCAAAGTGGAGTTGTTGGCCAAGGCGGTGACGCGGTACTCGAACGAGCCGGATTCGTTGATCGTGCCAGCGAACACCGAATCACCGGGGGATTTTTCGACCGGGAGGCTTTCACCCGTGATCGGGGCTTGGTTGACGGCAGAGCGGCCTTCCAGCACCTCACCATCAAGGGCGATGCGCTCACCTGGTTTGACCCGGACGCGGGCGCCGATGGTGATTTGCTTGGCGCCCACCTCGCGCCATGTGCCGTCAGCCTGCTGTACCGTGGCCTGTTCCGGGGTCAGGTCGAGCAGGCCACGGATAGCGTTACGAGCGCGATCCAGCGATTTGGCTTCGATTACCTCGGCCAGCGCGAACAGTACCATCACCATTGCCGCTTCGGGCCAGTGGCCGATCAACATGGCACCCGTGACCGCAATCGACATGAGGGCGTTCATGTTGAGATTACGGTTCTTGAGCGCAATCCACCCCTTCTTGTAGGTGGAGAGGCCACCCGTGAAGACCGCGACAAGCGCCAGAACGACAACCGACCAGTGATTGCCGTTGTGGAGCCAGTAGACCGCCTCGGCCGCCGATGCAGTGACCAAGGAGATGCCCAGCGGCCACCAGTTGGTCGGCGTGGTCACAGGGGCGGCGGATGGAGATGCGACCTCTGCCGTGTCCACGACCTGCGCCTCGAATCCAAGCGCTTGCAGTGCCACGAGCACGTCTGGCAGAACCTGGTTCGCATGGCGTACCGACAGCGTGCGCTGCATCAGGTTGAAATCGAGATCAGCAACACCGGCCACGGTGCCGAGCTTGTTGCGGATCAACGTCTCTTCGGTCGGGCAATCCATCTTGGCAATGGACAGCTTGGTCGTCTGCTCGGCCGACGCCTGATCCATGCGCACAGCTTGCATGCCGATGGCCTTCAGCGCCTGCTCGACGGGAGACAACGAAGGCAATTCGTGTCGCACGGCCAAGGTACGTTGCATCAGGTTGAATTCAAGACCCGCCACCCCCGCCAGACCGGCCAGTTTGCTTCGGATCAGCGCCTCTTCGGTCGGGCAATCCATGT
This window contains:
- a CDS encoding IS110-like element IS4321 family transposase is translated as MENIALIGIDLGKNSFHIHCQDRRGKAVYRKKFTRPKLIEFLATCPATTIAMEACGGSHFMARKLEELGHSPKLISPQFVRPFVKSNKNDFVDAEAICEAASRPSMRFVQPRTESQQAMRALHRVRESLVQDKVKTTNQMHAFLLEFGISVPRGAAVISRLSTILEDNSLPLYLSQLLLKLQQHYHYLVEQIKDLESQLKRKLDEDEVGQRLLSIPCVGTLTASTISTEIGDGKQYASSRDFAAATGLVPRQYSTGGRTTLLGISKRGNKKIRTLLVQCARVFIQKLEHQSGKLADWVRDLLCRKSNFVVTCALANKLARIAWALTARQQTYVA
- a CDS encoding Tn3 family transposase; translation: MPRRSILSATERESLLALPDAKDELIRHYTFNETDLSVIRQRRGAANRLGFAVQLCYLRFPGIFLGIDEPPFPPLLRMVAAQLKVPVESWNDYGQREQTRREHLVELQTVFGFKPFTMSHYRQAVHTLTELALQTDKGIVLASTLVENLRRQSIILPAMNAIERASAEAITRANRRIYAALTDSLLSLHRQRLDELLKRKDGSKLTWLAWLRQSPVKPNSRHMLEHIERLKAWQALDLPAGIERQVHQNRLLKIAREGGQMTPADLAKFEMQRRYATLVSLAIEGMATVTDEIIDLHDRIIGKLFNAAKNKHQQQFQASGKAINDKVRMYGRIGQALLEAKQSGGDPFAAIEAVMPWDTFAASVTEAQKLAQPESFDFLHRIGESYATLRRYAPQFLDVLKLRAAPAAKGVLDAIEVLRGMNSDNARKVPADAPTAFIKPRWAKLVLTDDGIDRRYYELCALSELKNALRSGDVWVQGSRQFKDFDEYLVPAEKFATLKLANELSLAVATDCDQYLHDRLALLEQQLATVNRMAAANDLPDAIITESGLKITPLDAAVPETAQALIDQSAMLLPHVKITELLMEVDEWTGFTRHFTHLKTGDTAKDKTLLLTTILADGINLGLTKMAESCPGTTYAKLSWLQAWHIRDETYSTALAELVNAQFRQSFAGNWGDGTTSSSDGQNFRTGSKAESTGHINPKYGSSPGRTFYTHISDQYAPFSTKVVNVGVRDSTYVLDGLLYHESDLRIEEHYTDTAGFTDHVFGLMHLLGFRFAPRIRDLGDTKLFIPKGDAAYDALKPMISSDRLNIKQIRAHWDEILRFATSIKQGTVTASLMLRKLGSYPRQNGLAVALRELGRIERTLFILDWLQSVELRRRVQAGLNKGEARNALARAVFFNRLGEIRDRSFEQQRYRASGLNLVTAAIVLWNTAYLERATNALNGHGKPVDETLFQYLSPLGWEHINLTGDYLWRSSTKVGAGKFRPLRPLPPA
- a CDS encoding recombinase family protein, translated to MQGQRIGYIRVSSFDQNPDRQLEQIEVGKVFTDKASGKDTQRPELERLLAFVREGDTVVVHSMDRLARNLDDLRRIVQELTQRGVRMEFVKEGLAFTGDDSPMANLMLSVMGAFAEFERALIRERQREGIVLAKQRGAYRGRKKSLNSEQIAKLKQRVAAGDQKTLVARDFGISRETLYQYLRED
- the lspA gene encoding signal peptidase II, encoding MSWKFFLYDWGGLNIALFQAINMSTPAALEPLASFFNLVIGNYWTAPLMLLAMWGWSKSAPDPTRADAIRYRLRVFSVAFALAFLVATILKPWIDFPRPPAVFGDMVRVIGGIERHYSLPSGHATYAALVVGALWPLIGRRGRIGLVLYAALVGWSRIAAGMHFPADVLAGWVLGLSCTALAGWLMPLAAPVWQSARRTSTWVWFAVAASAVMTDQLAKFAITRTFAYGEQVEVTPFFNFVHVLNPGAAFSFLANAGGWQRYFFITLGLVVSAWLGRMLCQQLPRLEAMGYSLILGGALGNVADRVLRGQVVDFLDFHWRLAHWPAFNLADVAITIGALCLFLTVVPKSSKGTEAEVSG
- a CDS encoding heavy metal translocating P-type ATPase, with amino-acid sequence MSECASKGCGCTTEPIIQPTAPAPLATGSAQAVYRIENMDCPTEEALIRSKLAGLAGVAGLEFNLMQRTLAVRHELPSLSPVEQALKAIGMQAVRMDQASAEQTTKLSIAKMDCPTEETLIRNKLGTVAGVADLDFNLMQRTLSVRHANQVLPDVLVALQALGFEAQVVDTAEVASPSAAPVTTPTNWWPLGISLVTASAAEAVYWLHNGNHWSVVVLALVAVFTGGLSTYKKGWIALKNRNLNMNALMSIAVTGAMLIGHWPEAAMVMVLFALAEVIEAKSLDRARNAIRGLLDLTPEQATVQQADGTWREVGAKQITIGARVRVKPGERIALDGEVLEGRSAVNQAPITGESLPVEKSPGDSVFAGTINESGSFEYRVTALANNSTLARIIHAVEAAQGSRAPTQRFVDQFARWYTPVVFGVAIAVALLPPLFMGAAWLDWIYRALVLLVVACPCALVISTPVSIVSGLAAAARHGILIKGGVYLEEGRKLRWLALDKTGTITHGKPAQTDFVTWGNALASDSRSIAASLAARSDHPVSKAVAQAAQTDGVALLDVAEFNALPGRGVQGQINGETYHLGNQRMLEELGQRTPELEQRIAALETMGKTVVMLVSAKGVHALFAVADTIKESSRSAIAELHALGINTMMLTGDNPHTAQAIAAQAGIDRAQGNLLPDDKLREVELLAIKGKVGMVGDGINDAPALARADIGFAMGAAGTDTAIETADVALMDDNLGKIPTFVRLSRATAQVLMQNIVLALGIKAVFLVLTFTGQATMWMAVFADMGASLLVVGNGLRLLRK